Sequence from the Candidatus Thioglobus sp. NP1 genome:
GGGCAATAGGACCAATTCTACAAGGTTTAGCCAAACCAGTTAATGATTTATCACGAGGTTGTAGTGTTGATGAAATTGTTGATACAGTGGTTATTACAGCTAATCAAACTAAATAAGTCTACATACCGACATAATTAGGGCCACCACCACCTTCTGGAGGAGTCCAGTTGATGTTTTGAGATGGGTCTTTAATATCACAGGTCTTACAATGGAGACAGTTTTGAGCATTAATCTGAAAATAATCTTCACCTTCTTTTTCTAGTATCTCATAGACTCCAGCAGGGCAGTATCTTTGAGCTGGCTCATCGTAAGTAGGTTTATTATAATTTAATGGAATATCAGCATCAGTTAGCTTTAAGTGGACAGGCTGATCCTCCTCATGATTTGTACCAGACAAAAATAAAGATGAAGTAATGTCAAAACTTAATTTATTATCAGGTACGGGGTAGATTTTTAATTTAGAGGATTTACTTGGTTTTAATGAGTCACAATCTCTTTTTTCATCCTTGATAGTAATTGGTAGAGTATTACGAAAGATATTTGATTCAATAAAGTTATATGCTGCGCCAATATAGAAGCCAAATTTATGCATCGCACTACTGAAGTTTCGAGAAGCGTAAAGTTCTTTATAGAGACCACTATTTTTAAATAGATCATCGAAATCACAAATTTCCTCTGCAAGTAATTTATTTACATACTCAGCAGCTAGCATTCCAGATTGAAGGGCGCAGTGACTGCCTTTTATTTTGCTAGGATTTAAAGTTCCTGCGTCACAGCCAATAATCATGCCACCATTAAATTCCATTTTTACAAGAGAATTTATACCACCTTTGGTAATTGCTCTTGCGCCATAGGAGACTCGCTTACCTGATTCTAGATATTGTTTGATAGCAGGATGTTGTTTATATTGCTGAAATTCTTGGAAGGGACTATGATGTGTATTGGAATAATTAAGGTCAACGATTAGACCAACTGCAATCCTATTATTATCAAAGTGATAAAGAAAACCTCCACCTGAAGTTTCACCTGTAAGTGGCCATCCCATAGTATGAACAACATCTCCGGGACTATGCTTATTATTATCAACTTCCCAGATTTCTTTAAAGCCTATAGCAAAATGCTGAGGTGTTTTACCTTCATCTAAATTAAATTCTTTTATTAATTTTTTACCTAAATGACCCCTTGCTCCTTCAGCAAAGATTGTTTGCTTTGCAAGAATATCCATTCCAGGTGTATAGGTCCCTTTTTGATTACCTTCTTTGTCAATTCCCATATCACCAGTAGCAATTCCAGTAACTCTTCCACTTTTATCAGTAATGTAGTCTTGTGCAGGAAAGCCTGGAAAGATGTCAACCCCAAGATCCATAGCTCTTTCAGCAATCCATTGGCATAACTCTCCAAGTGAGATAATATAATTGCCTTTATTATGAAGGCTTTTTGGCATCATCCAAGAGGGTACTTTTATACTTTTATTATTATTAGTAAGCCAATAAAGGTCATCCTTAACAACAGAGGTTTTAAGAGTAGGACAGTTCTTTGCTTCTTCAGGGAAAAGATCAAAT
This genomic interval carries:
- a CDS encoding electron transfer flavoprotein-ubiquinone oxidoreductase, whose amino-acid sequence is MERESIEYDVVVVGGGPSGLASACRLKQLNPNLSVCLLEKGSEIGSHIISGAVFEPETLFDLFPEEAKNCPTLKTSVVKDDLYWLTNNNKSIKVPSWMMPKSLHNKGNYIISLGELCQWIAERAMDLGVDIFPGFPAQDYITDKSGRVTGIATGDMGIDKEGNQKGTYTPGMDILAKQTIFAEGARGHLGKKLIKEFNLDEGKTPQHFAIGFKEIWEVDNNKHSPGDVVHTMGWPLTGETSGGGFLYHFDNNRIAVGLIVDLNYSNTHHSPFQEFQQYKQHPAIKQYLESGKRVSYGARAITKGGINSLVKMEFNGGMIIGCDAGTLNPSKIKGSHCALQSGMLAAEYVNKLLAEEICDFDDLFKNSGLYKELYASRNFSSAMHKFGFYIGAAYNFIESNIFRNTLPITIKDEKRDCDSLKPSKSSKLKIYPVPDNKLSFDITSSLFLSGTNHEEDQPVHLKLTDADIPLNYNKPTYDEPAQRYCPAGVYEILEKEGEDYFQINAQNCLHCKTCDIKDPSQNINWTPPEGGGGPNYVGM